A single Brassica rapa cultivar Chiifu-401-42 chromosome A04, CAAS_Brap_v3.01, whole genome shotgun sequence DNA region contains:
- the LOC103863592 gene encoding receptor-like protein 48 isoform X1: MMHSCIQRRRMIRSLCFIFSLYASVLVFASHAAHLCRPDQKDALWEFKSEFYVDGLHSDGTPVDKKTERWKNNIDCCSWDGISCDPKTGKVVELDLTDSFLNGPLRSNSSLFRLQHLHILNLGSNNLSGILPDSVSNLKYLRVLSLGGCSFYGQIPSSLGNLSYLTNLDLSHNEFIGELPDSMGNLKKLTDLGLDHNKISGNFPHVLLNMSELTQIDIGSNQFEGMLPSNMSSLSKLVYFDINENSFYGSIPPSLFMIPSLIQLYMGRNSFSGPLEIGNISSLSPLGFLALGDNNFNGPIPRFITKLVGLWYLDLALWNTEKGKVDFSIFLHLESLTFLDLSYINTRSRVDLSLFSDLMSLGYLDLSGINLKISPTLHLLSPIEILTLSSCNIAEFPKFLETQTSLSYLDISANQIKGQVPKWLWRLPLLRYVNISQNSFTGFEGSADVIQRSEILLLDISSNTFQGPFPLLPNSTKFFLGSNNHFSGEIPKTICKLASLDTLVLSDNNFNGSIPRCFENFSTKLSVMHLRNNSLSGTFPEESIGDHLKSLDVGDNRLSGVLPKSLINCTRLEFLNVENNMINDTFPFWLRLLTNLQVLVLRSNEFHGPISSPAFSLSFPKLRIFDISKNRFTGVLPSYYFAGWTAMSLVIDIVDIMPSRFEGRDSGNLYNSVSMTAKGLVMELVGSGFTIYKTIDVSGNKLQGDIPESISLLKELIVLNMSNNAFTGHISPSLENLTNLQSLDLSQNRLSGEIPPELGKLTFLARMNFSYNMLEGPIPQGTQIQSQSSSSFAENPRLCGVPLQETCGRGDDATTQEKEDEDGEKDQVLSWIAAAIGYVPGVFCGVVIGHILSSYKRDWFMKIFHSFA; this comes from the coding sequence ATGATGCATTCTTGTATCCAAAGGAGGAGGATGATACGGAGCTTGTGTTTTATCTTCTCTCTTTATGCCTCCGTACTTGTTTTTGCTTCTCATGCTGCGCACTTGTGCCGTCCAGACCAGAAAGATGCTCTCTGGGAGTTCAAGAGCGAGTTCTACGTCGACGGGCTCCACTCTGATGGTACGCCAGTTGATAAGAAGACAGAGAGATGGAAGAACAACATTGATTGCTGTTCTTGGGATGGTATCTCGTGTGATCCTAAGACGGGTAAAGTCGTTGAGTTAGACCTCACGGACAGTTTTCTCAACGGCCCTCTGAGATCTAATAGTAGCCTCTTCAGACTACAACATCTTCATATTCTGAATCTTGGCTCCAATAATCTTTCAGGTATTCTCCCAGATTCCGTCAGCAACCTCAAATATTTGAGGGTTTTAAGTCTCGGTGGTTGCAGTTTCTATGGACAGATTCCTTCTTCACTCGGAAATCTTTCTTATCTCACTAATCTTGATCTTTCTCATAATGAATTCATCGGTGAACTACCTGATTCAATGGGTAACCTAAAGAAACTAACAGATCTGGGACTTGACCATAACAAGATCAGTGGGAACTTTCCCCATGTGCTACTCAATATGAGCGAGCTCACTCAGATCGACATTGGCTCTAACCAGTTCGAAGGTATGCTCCCATCTAACATGAGTAGCCTCTCCAAACTGGTCTATTTTGATATAAATGAAAATTCATTTTATGGATCTATTCCGCCATCTCTCTTCATGATCCCTTCATTGATTCAACTTTACATGGGAAGAAACAGCTTCAGTGGTCCTCTTGAGATTGGGAATATCTCTTCACTATCTCCACTTGGTTTTTTAGCACTTGGGGACAACAATTTCAATGGACCAATCCCAAGATTTATAACAAAGCTAGTTGGGCTCTGGTACCTTGACCTCGCTTTATGGAACACGGAGAAGGGAAAGGTTGATTTCAGCATCTTCTTGCACCTCGAGTCACTTACGTTCCTTGACCTCTCTTATATAAATACAAGAAGCAGAGTTGACTTGAGTCTTTTCTCAGATCTCATGTCACTTGGTTATCTGGATCTTTCAGGGATTAATTTGAAGATCAGTCCAACTCTCCACCTTCTCTCACCCATAGAGATCTTGACTTTATCATCTTGCAATATTGCTGAGTTTCCCAAATTTCTAGAAACACAGACGAGTTTGTCATATTTAGACATTTCTGCCAATCAAATCAAAGGTCAAGTACCAAAGTGGTTATGGAGACTCCCGCTACTGAGGTATGTAAACATTTCTCAGAATTCCTTCACTGGTTTTGAAGGATCAGCGGACGTTATTCAACGAAGTGAAATTCTACTTCTTGATATAAGTTCAAACACATTCCAAGGTCCATTTCCTTTGTTACCAAACTCTACAAAGTTCTTTTTAGGCTCCAATAATCATTTTTCAGGAGAGATCCCTAAGACAATATGCAAGTTGGCTTCTCTTGATACACTTGTTTTATCTGATAACAACTTCAATGGTTCTATTCCTCGGTGTTTTGAGAATTTCAGTACCAAGCTTTCAGTCATGCATCTTCGGAACAACAGTCTATCTGGTACTTTTCCGGAGGAATCTATCGGAGATCACTTGAAATCACTTGATGTTGGTGACAACCGCTTATCAGGAGTACTTCCCAAGTCTCTGATCAACTGCACCCGCCTCGAGTTTCTGAATGTGGAAAACAACATGATTAATGACACGTTTCCATTCTGGTTGAGACTTCTTACCAACCTACAAGTTCTTGTCCTTCGTTCTAACGAGTTCCATGGGCCCATATCTTCTCCTGCATTTTCTTTGAGTTTTCCCAAATTGAGAATCTTTGATATTTCGAAAAATCGTTTCACTGGAGTTTTGCCATCATATTACTTTGCTGGTTGGACTGCAATGTCATTGGTCATAGACATTGTAGATATTATGCCGAGTAGGTTTGAGGGGCGTGACTCTGGGAACTTATATAACTCAGTGTCTATGACGGCAAAAGGATTGGTGATGGAGCTGGTTGGTAGTGGTTTCACAATCTACAAAACTATTGATGTCTCTGGAAACAAACTCCAAGGAGATATTCCCGAATCCATCAGTTTACTCAAGGAGCTTATTGTGCTCAACATGTCAAACAACGCTTTTACAGGCCACATTTCACCATCTTTGGAGAACTTGACCAATCTACAATCATTGGATCTTTCTCAAAACCGATTGTCTGGAGAAATCCCACCAGAGCTTGGAAAGCTTACATTTCTAGCGAGAATGAACTTCTCTTACAACATGCTTGAAGGTCCAATACCACAAGGCACTCAAATTCAAAGCCAGAGTAGTTCTTCTTTCGCAGAGAATCCGAGGCTCTGTGGTGTCCCTCTCCAAGAAACATGCGGCAGAGGAGACGATGCAACGACTcaagagaaagaagatgaagatggagaAAAGGATCAAGTCTTGAGCTGGATTGCAGCTGCAATAGGCTATGTACCTGGTGTGTTTTGTGGAGTCGTCATCGGCCATATTCTCAGTTCATATAAACGTGACTGGTTCATGAAAATCTTTCACTCTTTTGCTTAA
- the LOC103863592 gene encoding receptor-like protein 47 isoform X2, producing the protein MMHSCIQRRRMIRSLCFIFSLYASVLVFASHAAHLCRPDQKDALWEFKSEFYVDGLHSDGTPVDKKTERWKNNIDCCSWDGISCDPKTGILPDSVSNLKYLRVLSLGGCSFYGQIPSSLGNLSYLTNLDLSHNEFIGELPDSMGNLKKLTDLGLDHNKISGNFPHVLLNMSELTQIDIGSNQFEGMLPSNMSSLSKLVYFDINENSFYGSIPPSLFMIPSLIQLYMGRNSFSGPLEIGNISSLSPLGFLALGDNNFNGPIPRFITKLVGLWYLDLALWNTEKGKVDFSIFLHLESLTFLDLSYINTRSRVDLSLFSDLMSLGYLDLSGINLKISPTLHLLSPIEILTLSSCNIAEFPKFLETQTSLSYLDISANQIKGQVPKWLWRLPLLRYVNISQNSFTGFEGSADVIQRSEILLLDISSNTFQGPFPLLPNSTKFFLGSNNHFSGEIPKTICKLASLDTLVLSDNNFNGSIPRCFENFSTKLSVMHLRNNSLSGTFPEESIGDHLKSLDVGDNRLSGVLPKSLINCTRLEFLNVENNMINDTFPFWLRLLTNLQVLVLRSNEFHGPISSPAFSLSFPKLRIFDISKNRFTGVLPSYYFAGWTAMSLVIDIVDIMPSRFEGRDSGNLYNSVSMTAKGLVMELVGSGFTIYKTIDVSGNKLQGDIPESISLLKELIVLNMSNNAFTGHISPSLENLTNLQSLDLSQNRLSGEIPPELGKLTFLARMNFSYNMLEGPIPQGTQIQSQSSSSFAENPRLCGVPLQETCGRGDDATTQEKEDEDGEKDQVLSWIAAAIGYVPGVFCGVVIGHILSSYKRDWFMKIFHSFA; encoded by the exons ATGATGCATTCTTGTATCCAAAGGAGGAGGATGATACGGAGCTTGTGTTTTATCTTCTCTCTTTATGCCTCCGTACTTGTTTTTGCTTCTCATGCTGCGCACTTGTGCCGTCCAGACCAGAAAGATGCTCTCTGGGAGTTCAAGAGCGAGTTCTACGTCGACGGGCTCCACTCTGATGGTACGCCAGTTGATAAGAAGACAGAGAGATGGAAGAACAACATTGATTGCTGTTCTTGGGATGGTATCTCGTGTGATCCTAAGACGG GTATTCTCCCAGATTCCGTCAGCAACCTCAAATATTTGAGGGTTTTAAGTCTCGGTGGTTGCAGTTTCTATGGACAGATTCCTTCTTCACTCGGAAATCTTTCTTATCTCACTAATCTTGATCTTTCTCATAATGAATTCATCGGTGAACTACCTGATTCAATGGGTAACCTAAAGAAACTAACAGATCTGGGACTTGACCATAACAAGATCAGTGGGAACTTTCCCCATGTGCTACTCAATATGAGCGAGCTCACTCAGATCGACATTGGCTCTAACCAGTTCGAAGGTATGCTCCCATCTAACATGAGTAGCCTCTCCAAACTGGTCTATTTTGATATAAATGAAAATTCATTTTATGGATCTATTCCGCCATCTCTCTTCATGATCCCTTCATTGATTCAACTTTACATGGGAAGAAACAGCTTCAGTGGTCCTCTTGAGATTGGGAATATCTCTTCACTATCTCCACTTGGTTTTTTAGCACTTGGGGACAACAATTTCAATGGACCAATCCCAAGATTTATAACAAAGCTAGTTGGGCTCTGGTACCTTGACCTCGCTTTATGGAACACGGAGAAGGGAAAGGTTGATTTCAGCATCTTCTTGCACCTCGAGTCACTTACGTTCCTTGACCTCTCTTATATAAATACAAGAAGCAGAGTTGACTTGAGTCTTTTCTCAGATCTCATGTCACTTGGTTATCTGGATCTTTCAGGGATTAATTTGAAGATCAGTCCAACTCTCCACCTTCTCTCACCCATAGAGATCTTGACTTTATCATCTTGCAATATTGCTGAGTTTCCCAAATTTCTAGAAACACAGACGAGTTTGTCATATTTAGACATTTCTGCCAATCAAATCAAAGGTCAAGTACCAAAGTGGTTATGGAGACTCCCGCTACTGAGGTATGTAAACATTTCTCAGAATTCCTTCACTGGTTTTGAAGGATCAGCGGACGTTATTCAACGAAGTGAAATTCTACTTCTTGATATAAGTTCAAACACATTCCAAGGTCCATTTCCTTTGTTACCAAACTCTACAAAGTTCTTTTTAGGCTCCAATAATCATTTTTCAGGAGAGATCCCTAAGACAATATGCAAGTTGGCTTCTCTTGATACACTTGTTTTATCTGATAACAACTTCAATGGTTCTATTCCTCGGTGTTTTGAGAATTTCAGTACCAAGCTTTCAGTCATGCATCTTCGGAACAACAGTCTATCTGGTACTTTTCCGGAGGAATCTATCGGAGATCACTTGAAATCACTTGATGTTGGTGACAACCGCTTATCAGGAGTACTTCCCAAGTCTCTGATCAACTGCACCCGCCTCGAGTTTCTGAATGTGGAAAACAACATGATTAATGACACGTTTCCATTCTGGTTGAGACTTCTTACCAACCTACAAGTTCTTGTCCTTCGTTCTAACGAGTTCCATGGGCCCATATCTTCTCCTGCATTTTCTTTGAGTTTTCCCAAATTGAGAATCTTTGATATTTCGAAAAATCGTTTCACTGGAGTTTTGCCATCATATTACTTTGCTGGTTGGACTGCAATGTCATTGGTCATAGACATTGTAGATATTATGCCGAGTAGGTTTGAGGGGCGTGACTCTGGGAACTTATATAACTCAGTGTCTATGACGGCAAAAGGATTGGTGATGGAGCTGGTTGGTAGTGGTTTCACAATCTACAAAACTATTGATGTCTCTGGAAACAAACTCCAAGGAGATATTCCCGAATCCATCAGTTTACTCAAGGAGCTTATTGTGCTCAACATGTCAAACAACGCTTTTACAGGCCACATTTCACCATCTTTGGAGAACTTGACCAATCTACAATCATTGGATCTTTCTCAAAACCGATTGTCTGGAGAAATCCCACCAGAGCTTGGAAAGCTTACATTTCTAGCGAGAATGAACTTCTCTTACAACATGCTTGAAGGTCCAATACCACAAGGCACTCAAATTCAAAGCCAGAGTAGTTCTTCTTTCGCAGAGAATCCGAGGCTCTGTGGTGTCCCTCTCCAAGAAACATGCGGCAGAGGAGACGATGCAACGACTcaagagaaagaagatgaagatggagaAAAGGATCAAGTCTTGAGCTGGATTGCAGCTGCAATAGGCTATGTACCTGGTGTGTTTTGTGGAGTCGTCATCGGCCATATTCTCAGTTCATATAAACGTGACTGGTTCATGAAAATCTTTCACTCTTTTGCTTAA